Sequence from the Negativicutes bacterium genome:
TATTTTACCAGCCTTATTTGTAAAAACATTCTGGGTTTTTCCTAGTGCTAATAAAACATTATCAACAGCTCTAAAGACTTGATAAGAAAAAATCATTTTTACTGGTGTTATTGTCTCTAAAACAGTTTTAATAATAATAACATCATCAAACTTCGCTGAATGCTTATATTGACATTCTACTGCTGTAATCGGAAAGACAATCCCACTATTTAGTAAATCATTCAAAGAAATTTCATGTTGCTTTAAAAATTCAACCCGTCCCATTTCAAACCAACGAAAATAATTTGAATGATGTGCAACACCCATCGCATCAGTTTCAACAAACCGAACTTTTTCTGTTACTGTAATCAAGACTTCTTCACCTCTTACTTCCATCCTTAAATAATAACATTTTTGCATTTAAGTATCAATAATTTTAACCGCATAGCTTATATTCAGGGATTAGCACAAATAAAAACCTGCGTTTCCGCAGGTTTTAAAGTATTATTTTTTAAAGACCAATCTATCAATTAAATCTATCAGTTGCCCAATTTCAGGTTTAGAAATTTGTCCGTTCGCACCAATCGCCTCACCTTTTCTTCTCATTTCTTCGTTAATTAATGAAGAGAAGAAAATTACCGGTAATTTCCCTAGTTTATTATGTTCTCTGATTTGAGTTAATAAGTGATGTCCATCCATCTGTGGCATTTCAATATCTGAGATTAAAATATTGATGCTATCATCAAGAGGCGCCTCTTCTTGACCAATTTTTTGTAATGCCTCCCAGGCTAATTTACCATTGCTGAAATCACGAGTAGTAATATAACCTGCATCATGTAATGTTTGTACTAATAAGTCACGAAGCATTGGTGAATCCTCAGCCACAAAAACTTTAATATCATTACGTTGGTCTTTAATATCTTTAGTTACTTCCGGTAAAGTTGTTA
This genomic interval carries:
- a CDS encoding acyl-CoA thioesterase gives rise to the protein MITVTEKVRFVETDAMGVAHHSNYFRWFEMGRVEFLKQHEISLNDLLNSGIVFPITAVECQYKHSAKFDDVIIIKTVLETITPVKMIFSYQVFRAVDNVLLALGKTQNVFTNKAGKITKLPPEIYQKIKQ